A genomic region of Chitinimonas arctica contains the following coding sequences:
- a CDS encoding H-NS histone family protein produces the protein MVELSGLTLPQLYQLLKDLEREISRRKVEDKHKAIADLQKLAAERGFSLTELLGAEAPSKRGGKRGPVAAQFKNPANPEQTWSGRGRKPQWVADHLAKGGDIDSLRV, from the coding sequence ATGGTGGAATTGTCCGGCCTGACCTTGCCCCAGCTATATCAACTGCTGAAAGACCTGGAGCGCGAGATTTCCCGCCGCAAGGTCGAAGACAAGCACAAGGCGATTGCCGACCTGCAAAAGCTGGCCGCCGAGCGTGGCTTCAGCCTGACCGAATTGCTCGGCGCCGAAGCGCCCAGCAAGCGCGGTGGCAAGCGTGGTCCTGTCGCTGCGCAATTCAAGAACCCAGCCAATCCGGAGCAAACCTGGAGCGGCCGTGGCCGTAAGCCACAGTGGGTTGCCGATCACCTGGCCAAGGGTGGCGATATCGATTCGCTGCGCGTATAA
- a CDS encoding dynamin family protein, with protein sequence MSHDNLVANFEAYSEWRGNLIQRLGELQRWLSEQDLNDAQTNMRIQHLIDKLREDKLNIAFVAEFSRGKSELINAIFFAEYKQRLLPSSAGRTTMCPTELQYEASRPNCIQLLPIETRASDTTTSEYRRYPEEWTTVSLDIDSGEAMLAAFQQVGQKKWVSVDEAKKLGLFDEADPDHKLSVQAGKIEIPCWRHAVINFPHPLLKQGLVILDTPGLNAIGTEPELTLNLLPNAHAILFILAADTGVTKTDIDVWRNHIGKAQGGSAGVLPS encoded by the coding sequence ATGTCGCACGATAATCTGGTAGCCAATTTCGAAGCCTACAGCGAATGGCGCGGTAATCTGATTCAGCGTCTGGGCGAATTGCAGCGCTGGCTTTCCGAGCAGGATCTCAATGATGCGCAAACCAATATGCGCATCCAGCACCTGATCGACAAGCTGCGCGAGGACAAACTGAACATCGCCTTCGTCGCCGAATTTTCGCGCGGCAAGTCGGAGCTGATAAACGCGATCTTCTTCGCGGAATATAAACAGCGCCTGCTGCCTTCGTCGGCCGGGCGTACCACGATGTGTCCGACCGAGCTGCAATATGAGGCGTCGCGACCGAATTGCATCCAGCTGTTGCCAATTGAAACGCGCGCCAGCGACACCACCACTTCCGAATATCGGCGCTACCCCGAAGAGTGGACGACCGTTTCGCTCGATATCGACTCGGGCGAGGCCATGCTGGCTGCATTTCAGCAAGTGGGCCAGAAAAAATGGGTAAGCGTCGACGAAGCTAAAAAGCTGGGGCTATTCGACGAAGCGGATCCCGACCATAAACTCTCGGTGCAGGCCGGTAAGATCGAAATTCCATGTTGGCGCCATGCGGTAATCAACTTCCCGCATCCGCTGCTGAAGCAAGGCTTGGTGATTCTGGATACCCCTGGTCTCAATGCCATCGGTACCGAACCTGAGTTGACCCTCAATCTTCTGCCCAATGCCCACGCCATCCTGTTTATTTTGGCGGCCGATACCGGCGTGACCAAGACCGATATCGATGTATGGCGCAATCATATCGGCAAGGCGCAAGGGGGCAGCGCGGGCGTATTGCCGTCCTGA
- the mutM gene encoding bifunctional DNA-formamidopyrimidine glycosylase/DNA-(apurinic or apyrimidinic site) lyase — MPELPEVETTRRGIEAAIGGVELSGAVVRDGRLRWPVPPALNELVAGRRIAGIRRRAKYLLFDLEYGHLILHLGMSGSLRVLAADVPPAKHDHIDLLIDLPEPRVLRYRDPRRFGAVLWQPGEAFAHPLLANLGPEPLEADFSAKYLKAALEGKQVAIKLALMDNHIVVGVGNIYANEALFRAGIRPDRPAGKLSLADCERLVRVVVETLTEAIAAGGSTLRDFVDSEGRPGYFQQGYFVYGREEQPCLRCGSPVRHARLGQRATFWCVDCQPR; from the coding sequence ATGCCTGAATTGCCGGAAGTCGAAACAACCCGACGCGGTATCGAGGCTGCTATTGGCGGCGTCGAGTTGAGCGGGGCGGTGGTACGCGACGGGCGGTTGCGCTGGCCGGTGCCGCCGGCATTGAATGAGCTGGTGGCGGGACGGCGCATCGCCGGAATCAGGCGTCGGGCGAAATACCTGTTGTTCGACCTGGAATATGGCCATTTGATCCTGCACCTCGGTATGTCGGGCAGTTTGCGGGTATTGGCGGCCGATGTGCCGCCCGCCAAGCATGACCATATCGACCTGCTGATTGATCTGCCGGAACCCCGGGTATTGCGTTATCGTGATCCGCGTCGGTTTGGCGCCGTGTTATGGCAGCCTGGCGAGGCGTTCGCGCATCCCTTGCTGGCAAATCTCGGGCCGGAGCCCTTGGAGGCGGATTTCTCCGCCAAGTATCTGAAGGCCGCACTGGAAGGCAAGCAGGTCGCCATCAAGTTGGCCCTGATGGACAACCATATCGTGGTCGGCGTTGGCAATATTTACGCTAATGAGGCCTTGTTCCGCGCCGGCATCCGGCCGGATCGGCCGGCCGGTAAGCTGAGTCTGGCCGATTGCGAACGCTTGGTGCGGGTGGTGGTCGAGACACTGACCGAAGCGATCGCGGCCGGTGGGAGCACCTTGCGGGATTTCGTCGACAGCGAAGGCCGGCCGGGCTATTTCCAGCAAGGCTATTTTGTTTATGGCCGTGAAGAACAACCGTGTTTGCGTTGCGGTAGTCCCGTGCGGCATGCCCGCCTGGGGCAGCGCGCCACGTTTTGGTGCGTGGATTGCCAGCCGCGTTGA
- a CDS encoding tetratricopeptide repeat protein has protein sequence MTIRPSHRSSALLLIAGLLAGCATPPAANTENAAPTAPARAPAISEKPVESVVIREDAKYPKQELSRELLFGILLGDFAALHGDKALAADTWLELARRTRDPRAAKRAVEMGFVAGKAEHALMASKYWRELEPDSLPARQMELSVLARVGKLAETEAALANWMKDRPQDVPGILMQAHTLWSPQADKQAILALMKRLAARHPQLPEASLAIALAANRAGDGAAALAAADNAIRLKPDWEAAILYRAALTEANPAVTVQYLQTATQRLPKSREIQAALARALTDAKRYADSRRIYMGLAQTYPDEVEYLVGHALATMQLRNYAEAEAPLTRALELGVSKPAVLHYYLGMVSEEQGKLTAAREHYLQVSDNEQSVPAAVRLARIEAKLGNREAALATLERLPQITPSDQVARVQLEAQIWRELKDLGRARATLDAGIGKHADNADLLYDRSLVFDQLGDLQAAEKDLRQYLVLKPDSPIGLNALGYTLANRTQRFEEAESLLRKALNQEPDNPVIIDSMGWLQYRRGNLEEAAKWLNRAFTTLPDPEIAAHYGEVLWQAGKHKEARKIWAEGKKLDPAHEVLSETMQRLNGE, from the coding sequence ATGACTATCAGACCTTCCCACCGCAGCAGTGCCTTGCTGCTTATCGCCGGCCTGCTGGCAGGCTGTGCGACGCCGCCCGCGGCCAACACCGAAAACGCCGCGCCAACCGCGCCTGCCCGCGCCCCAGCCATCAGCGAAAAGCCGGTCGAATCGGTAGTCATCCGTGAAGACGCCAAGTATCCCAAGCAGGAACTAAGCCGCGAACTGCTGTTCGGGATTCTGCTGGGCGATTTCGCGGCCCTCCATGGCGACAAGGCGCTGGCAGCCGATACCTGGCTGGAACTGGCCCGCCGTACCCGCGATCCGCGCGCGGCCAAGCGCGCGGTGGAGATGGGTTTCGTAGCAGGCAAGGCCGAGCACGCATTGATGGCGTCCAAGTACTGGCGCGAGCTGGAGCCCGACAGCCTGCCGGCGCGCCAGATGGAACTCAGCGTACTGGCCCGCGTCGGCAAATTGGCGGAAACGGAAGCCGCGCTGGCCAACTGGATGAAGGACCGCCCCCAGGACGTGCCAGGCATCCTGATGCAGGCGCATACATTGTGGTCGCCGCAAGCCGACAAGCAAGCCATCCTGGCACTGATGAAACGCCTGGCCGCGCGCCATCCGCAATTACCGGAAGCCTCGCTGGCGATCGCACTGGCGGCGAATCGCGCAGGCGATGGCGCGGCTGCCCTGGCGGCCGCCGACAACGCGATCCGGCTCAAGCCGGACTGGGAAGCGGCCATCCTTTACCGCGCCGCCCTGACCGAAGCCAATCCGGCGGTAACGGTGCAATACCTGCAAACGGCCACCCAGCGCCTGCCCAAGTCGCGCGAGATCCAGGCGGCCCTGGCGCGGGCATTGACCGACGCAAAACGCTACGCCGACTCCCGCCGTATATATATGGGCCTGGCGCAAACCTATCCCGACGAGGTCGAGTACCTGGTCGGGCACGCGCTGGCCACCATGCAGCTGCGCAATTACGCCGAAGCCGAAGCCCCCCTCACCCGCGCCTTGGAACTCGGCGTCAGCAAACCCGCGGTACTTCACTACTACCTGGGCATGGTAAGCGAAGAGCAAGGCAAGTTGACCGCGGCACGCGAGCACTATCTACAGGTAAGCGACAACGAACAAAGCGTGCCGGCCGCCGTGCGCCTGGCCCGCATCGAAGCCAAGCTGGGCAACCGCGAAGCGGCTTTGGCGACGCTGGAACGTTTGCCGCAGATCACCCCTTCGGACCAGGTCGCCCGCGTACAGCTGGAAGCGCAGATCTGGCGCGAACTGAAGGACCTCGGCCGGGCCCGCGCCACGCTGGATGCCGGCATAGGCAAGCACGCCGACAACGCCGATCTGCTCTACGATCGTTCGCTGGTATTCGACCAGCTAGGCGATCTGCAAGCGGCCGAGAAAGATCTTCGCCAGTACCTGGTACTCAAACCCGACAGCCCGATCGGCCTGAATGCGCTTGGCTATACCCTCGCGAATCGAACCCAACGCTTCGAAGAAGCGGAGTCGCTCCTGCGCAAAGCGCTGAACCAAGAACCCGACAATCCGGTGATCATCGACAGCATGGGCTGGCTACAGTATCGCCGGGGCAATCTGGAAGAAGCCGCCAAGTGGCTGAATCGCGCCTTCACCACCCTGCCTGATCCGGAAATCGCCGCCCATTACGGCGAGGTGCTGTGGCAAGCCGGCAAACATAAGGAGGCCCGCAAAATCTGGGCCGAGGGCAAAAAGCTGGATCCGGCGCACGAAGTACTCAGCGAAACCATGCAACGCTTGAACGGGGAGTAG
- the lolB gene encoding lipoprotein insertase outer membrane protein LolB, which yields MVRFKWLATVLAGLLLASCATQRPAPAALSQLPAQYHVSGRVAVNAAGKGYNARFSWSHASTLDTVDISNPLGQVLARLELDGDDARFFDGSGKLRAADDIEALSERELGWRLPASGLRFWLLGLADPGRPAIWTKLSDANQLEQDGWTIRYPLETAGTAPTRLTLSRPDLEVRIALYDWQLASSTP from the coding sequence ATGGTGCGTTTCAAATGGCTGGCAACCGTGCTTGCCGGCCTGCTTCTGGCTTCCTGCGCCACCCAGCGGCCGGCGCCGGCCGCCTTGTCGCAATTGCCCGCGCAATACCATGTCAGCGGCCGTGTCGCCGTGAATGCGGCCGGCAAGGGCTACAACGCCCGCTTTAGCTGGTCCCATGCCAGCACGCTCGACACGGTCGATATCAGCAATCCGCTGGGACAGGTGCTCGCCCGCCTGGAATTGGACGGCGACGACGCACGCTTCTTCGACGGCAGCGGCAAGCTACGTGCCGCGGACGATATCGAAGCGCTCAGCGAACGGGAACTGGGCTGGCGGCTGCCGGCCAGCGGCCTGCGCTTCTGGCTGCTGGGCCTGGCCGACCCCGGCAGGCCGGCCATCTGGACCAAACTGAGCGATGCCAATCAACTGGAGCAGGATGGCTGGACCATACGCTATCCGCTCGAAACCGCCGGGACCGCGCCCACCCGCCTTACCTTGTCGCGGCCGGATCTCGAAGTCCGTATCGCACTCTACGACTGGCAATTGGCCAGCAGCACGCCATGA
- the ispE gene encoding 4-(cytidine 5'-diphospho)-2-C-methyl-D-erythritol kinase codes for MTVFHAFPAPAKLNLFLHVTGRRNDGYHLLQTAFRLIDHGDTVHIAIDGSGNVVHENPLPGVPADTDLIVRAARLLQQATGTRQGCRLRIDKRLPMGGGLGGGSSDAATTLIALNHLWRLGLNRGRLQELGLQLGADVPFFVYGRDAFAEGVGEALQPISLPAQWYAVLIPPVSVPTVEIFSDPALTRNSEPIIMAAFPSYQIRNDLEAVAKRKYPIIAEYLAWLSQYGKAMMTGSGACVFAAFDTQIDAERVIKAMPAEMQGFIAPSLMQHPLLDLLD; via the coding sequence ATGACCGTATTCCACGCTTTCCCCGCCCCCGCGAAACTCAATCTCTTTCTGCACGTGACCGGCCGGCGCAACGATGGCTATCACCTGCTGCAAACGGCATTCCGGCTGATAGACCACGGCGACACCGTGCATATCGCCATCGATGGCAGCGGCAATGTGGTGCACGAGAATCCGCTACCCGGCGTACCGGCCGATACCGATCTGATCGTTCGCGCCGCACGCCTGCTGCAACAGGCCACCGGCACCCGGCAGGGTTGCCGCCTGCGGATCGATAAGCGCCTGCCGATGGGCGGCGGTCTGGGGGGGGGCAGTTCGGATGCGGCAACGACGCTGATTGCGCTCAATCATCTATGGCGCCTGGGCCTGAACCGTGGCCGCCTGCAGGAGTTGGGCCTGCAATTAGGCGCCGATGTACCGTTTTTCGTATATGGGCGCGATGCATTCGCGGAAGGCGTAGGCGAGGCGCTGCAGCCGATTTCCCTTCCGGCTCAATGGTATGCAGTGCTTATCCCACCGGTATCCGTACCTACCGTCGAAATTTTTTCCGATCCGGCCTTGACACGGAACAGCGAGCCCATAATAATGGCGGCCTTTCCGAGCTACCAGATCCGCAACGATCTGGAAGCAGTAGCAAAAAGGAAGTATCCGATCATCGCCGAATACCTAGCCTGGCTAAGCCAGTACGGCAAAGCGATGATGACCGGATCCGGTGCTTGTGTATTCGCTGCATTCGATACTCAGATTGACGCCGAGCGTGTGATAAAGGCAATGCCTGCCGAGATGCAGGGGTTTATCGCACCAAGTTTGATGCAGCATCCTTTGCTCGATTTGCTCGATTGA
- a CDS encoding ribose-phosphate pyrophosphokinase, producing MAYESLMVFTGNANPQLADAVAKHLDITVGRATVGRFSDGEATVELLENVRGRDVFVLQSTCAPTNDNLMEVLLMVDALKRASAGRITAAMPYFGYARQDRRPRSARVPISAKVVANMLQAAGVDRLLTVDLHADQIQGFFDIPVDNIYATPVLLDDVRTKNYEDLMVVSPDVGGVLRARAMAKQLNTELAIIDKRRPKANVAEVMHIIGDVEGRTCLIMDDMVDTANTLCKAAEALKQHGAKRVLAYSTHPVLSGPAVERIAQSELDELVVTDTVPLSEAAKKSPRIRVVSLAPLLAETLRRINNEESVSTLFVD from the coding sequence ATGGCCTACGAAAGCTTGATGGTCTTCACTGGCAACGCCAACCCACAGTTGGCCGACGCTGTCGCCAAGCACCTCGATATCACCGTCGGCCGTGCAACCGTAGGTCGTTTCAGCGATGGCGAAGCCACCGTCGAACTACTGGAAAACGTCCGTGGTCGCGATGTATTCGTGCTGCAATCCACTTGCGCACCGACCAACGACAACCTGATGGAAGTCTTGCTGATGGTGGACGCGCTCAAGCGTGCTTCCGCCGGCCGCATCACCGCCGCCATGCCCTATTTCGGCTACGCCCGCCAGGATCGCCGTCCGCGCTCCGCCCGGGTGCCGATTTCCGCCAAGGTGGTCGCCAATATGCTGCAGGCCGCCGGCGTCGACCGCTTGCTGACCGTCGACCTGCATGCCGACCAGATCCAGGGCTTCTTCGACATCCCCGTGGACAATATCTATGCCACGCCGGTCCTGCTCGACGACGTCCGCACCAAGAATTACGAAGACCTGATGGTGGTTTCGCCTGACGTAGGCGGCGTACTCCGCGCCCGCGCCATGGCCAAGCAGCTCAATACCGAGCTGGCCATCATCGACAAGCGCCGCCCCAAGGCCAATGTCGCCGAAGTGATGCACATCATCGGCGACGTGGAAGGCCGCACCTGCCTGATCATGGATGATATGGTCGATACCGCCAACACCCTCTGCAAGGCCGCCGAGGCCCTCAAGCAGCACGGCGCCAAGCGGGTTCTGGCTTACTCGACCCACCCTGTCCTGTCCGGGCCGGCCGTCGAGCGCATCGCCCAATCGGAACTGGACGAGCTGGTGGTAACCGATACGGTACCGCTGAGCGAAGCCGCCAAGAAATCCCCGCGCATCCGTGTCGTCAGCCTTGCCCCTTTATTGGCCGAGACGCTGCGCCGTATCAACAACGAAGAGTCGGTATCCACCCTGTTCGTTGACTAA
- a CDS encoding 50S ribosomal protein L25/general stress protein Ctc: protein MTIEVIASQRVEQGTGASRRLRRDGKVPGVVYGADQAPVAVTLDHNNLYHAMQHEGFHASILNLKIDGKAEPVLLRDAQYHPWKQIVMHVDFQRVNPNEKIHIKVPFHFINADVAPGVKTGGGIVSHVMTDADVSCLPGKLPEFIEVDLKNLEAGHSIHLGDLTLPEGVEFVALKHGDNATVATILSVRGAASEETAAA from the coding sequence ATGACTATCGAAGTTATCGCCAGCCAACGCGTTGAACAGGGCACCGGAGCGAGCCGCCGCCTGCGTCGCGACGGCAAGGTCCCCGGTGTGGTCTACGGTGCCGATCAGGCCCCCGTTGCCGTTACGCTGGACCACAACAATCTGTACCACGCCATGCAACACGAAGGCTTCCACGCTTCGATCCTGAACCTGAAGATCGACGGCAAGGCCGAACCCGTGCTGCTGCGCGATGCGCAATACCACCCATGGAAGCAGATCGTCATGCACGTCGACTTCCAACGCGTGAACCCGAACGAAAAGATCCATATCAAGGTGCCGTTCCACTTCATCAACGCCGATGTCGCTCCTGGCGTGAAGACCGGTGGCGGTATCGTTTCGCACGTGATGACCGATGCCGACGTGTCCTGCCTGCCAGGCAAGCTGCCGGAATTCATCGAAGTGGACCTGAAGAACCTGGAAGCAGGCCATTCCATCCACCTCGGCGACCTGACGCTGCCGGAAGGTGTTGAGTTCGTCGCGCTCAAGCACGGCGACAACGCCACCGTAGCCACCATCCTGTCCGTACGTGGTGCTGCTAGCGAAGAAACCGCCGCCGCTTAA
- the pth gene encoding aminoacyl-tRNA hydrolase, translated as MSASPIRLVVGLGNPGPEYADTRHNAGFWWVDALARELRLDLKPESKFFGFSARAKLGEGEVFLLQPTTYMNRSGHAVAALARFYKILPQEILVVHDELDLLPGDAKLKQAGSHAGHNGLKDIQAMLGSSDFWRLRLGIGHPRTLGLNQPVVDFVLHRPRQDEQPQIEEAILRSLQAWPALARGEMSHATKTINTRPKAPKGEG; from the coding sequence ATGAGCGCATCCCCTATCCGCCTGGTCGTCGGCCTAGGCAATCCCGGCCCCGAGTATGCCGATACCCGTCATAACGCCGGCTTCTGGTGGGTAGACGCCTTGGCCCGCGAGCTGCGGCTGGACCTGAAACCGGAAAGCAAATTTTTCGGCTTCAGCGCCCGGGCCAAGCTGGGCGAGGGTGAAGTCTTTCTACTCCAGCCCACCACCTATATGAACCGCTCCGGTCACGCCGTGGCGGCCTTGGCGCGTTTCTACAAGATACTGCCGCAGGAAATCCTGGTGGTGCACGACGAACTGGACCTCCTGCCCGGCGATGCCAAGCTTAAGCAGGCAGGCAGCCATGCCGGTCACAACGGTCTCAAGGATATCCAGGCCATGCTGGGCAGCAGCGATTTCTGGCGCCTGCGCCTGGGCATCGGCCACCCGCGTACCCTGGGCCTGAACCAGCCGGTGGTCGATTTCGTACTGCATCGTCCGCGCCAGGACGAGCAGCCGCAAATCGAGGAGGCCATCCTCCGCAGCTTGCAGGCCTGGCCGGCCTTGGCCCGTGGCGAAATGAGCCACGCCACCAAGACCATCAATACCCGCCCGAAGGCGCCCAAGGGTGAGGGCTAG
- the ychF gene encoding redox-regulated ATPase YchF — MSLKCGIVGLPNVGKSTLFNALTKAGIAAENYPFCTIEPNVGIVEVPDARLAELSKIVNPQKIQPAIVEFVDIAGLVAGASKGEGLGNQFLANIRETDAIVNVVRCFDDENVVHVAGKIDPLADIEVILTELALADMTAVEKAIQREGKKAKQGDKDAQRLVAICESLLPHLDQGKPARTMALSEEDRDLLKPLCLLTIKPAMYVGNVLEDGFTNNPHLERLQAHAAKEGAPVVALCAKIEMELSDLDDEDKLAFLEDLGLEEPGLNRLIRAGYKLLGLQTYFTAGVKEVRAWTIHVGDTAPQAAGVIHTDFERGFIRAQTISYDDFIGYKGEQGAKEAGKMRAEGKEYVVRDGDVLNFLFNV, encoded by the coding sequence ATGAGCCTGAAATGCGGCATCGTCGGCCTGCCCAATGTCGGCAAGTCCACCCTGTTCAATGCGCTTACCAAGGCCGGCATCGCTGCCGAGAACTATCCTTTCTGCACGATCGAACCCAATGTCGGCATCGTCGAAGTCCCGGACGCCCGCCTGGCCGAGCTGTCCAAGATCGTGAACCCGCAGAAGATCCAACCGGCCATCGTCGAATTCGTCGATATCGCCGGCCTGGTGGCGGGCGCCAGCAAGGGTGAAGGCCTGGGTAACCAATTCCTGGCCAATATCCGCGAAACCGATGCCATCGTGAATGTGGTGCGCTGCTTCGACGACGAAAACGTCGTCCACGTCGCCGGCAAGATCGATCCCCTGGCCGATATCGAAGTCATCCTGACCGAACTGGCCCTGGCCGATATGACCGCCGTGGAAAAAGCCATCCAGCGCGAAGGCAAGAAGGCCAAGCAAGGCGACAAGGATGCACAACGGCTGGTGGCCATCTGTGAATCCCTGCTGCCCCACCTGGACCAGGGCAAGCCGGCCCGCACCATGGCCCTGAGCGAAGAAGACCGCGACTTGCTCAAGCCACTGTGCCTGCTCACCATCAAGCCCGCCATGTATGTCGGCAATGTGCTGGAAGACGGTTTCACCAACAACCCCCACCTGGAACGCCTGCAAGCGCACGCCGCCAAGGAAGGCGCACCGGTCGTGGCGCTGTGTGCCAAGATCGAGATGGAACTGTCCGACCTGGACGACGAAGACAAGCTGGCCTTCCTGGAAGACCTGGGCCTGGAAGAACCAGGCTTGAACCGGCTGATCCGCGCCGGCTACAAGCTACTCGGCCTGCAGACCTACTTCACCGCCGGGGTGAAGGAAGTACGCGCCTGGACCATCCATGTCGGCGACACCGCGCCGCAAGCCGCCGGCGTGATCCACACCGACTTCGAACGGGGCTTTATCCGCGCCCAGACGATTTCCTACGACGATTTCATCGGCTACAAGGGCGAACAAGGCGCCAAGGAAGCGGGCAAGATGCGGGCGGAAGGCAAGGAGTATGTGGTGCGGGATGGGGATGTGTTGAACTTCCTGTTTAACGTCTGA
- a CDS encoding Fic family protein yields MNCGDYTYIWQASDWPNWRYDLAALASPLSQVSQAQGLLLGRLADIGIGLRGQASLAALTDDVLKTSEIEGEQLNVASVRSSIARRLGIDIGSLAPVDRHVEGVVEMVLDATINSTSLLSQERLFGWHAALFPTGYSGLSKITTGIWRDDAHGPMQVVSGAFGRERVHYEAPSAERLDIEMAHFFKWVNAPDQTEPALIRAGLGHLWFVTLHPFDDGNGRIARAIGDLLLARADGSPQRFYSLSAQIQRERKAYYAILERTQKSSLDVTEWLLWFLHTLSEAVGHAHRTLDAVLDKTRFWQRLSGAALNERQVKVLNRLLDGFEGKLTSSKWAALAKCSADTALRDINELVALGALQRSGSGGRSTSYELVEREDTR; encoded by the coding sequence ATGAACTGCGGCGATTACACTTACATCTGGCAGGCCAGTGACTGGCCGAATTGGCGCTACGATCTCGCAGCGCTTGCCTCCCCTCTGTCGCAAGTCAGTCAGGCACAGGGGCTGTTGCTCGGCCGGCTCGCCGACATCGGCATAGGGCTGCGCGGCCAAGCCAGTCTTGCGGCGCTGACGGATGATGTGCTCAAGACCAGCGAAATCGAGGGTGAGCAATTGAACGTCGCATCCGTACGTTCATCCATTGCGCGACGCCTGGGAATAGACATCGGCTCACTCGCGCCTGTGGATCGCCATGTGGAAGGCGTGGTGGAGATGGTGTTGGATGCCACCATCAACAGTACCTCGCTGCTGTCGCAAGAGCGCCTATTTGGATGGCATGCCGCACTCTTTCCCACTGGCTATTCCGGCCTAAGCAAGATCACCACCGGCATCTGGCGCGACGATGCACACGGCCCCATGCAAGTGGTTTCCGGCGCTTTCGGACGGGAGCGCGTGCACTACGAGGCGCCGTCAGCCGAACGCCTAGACATCGAGATGGCTCACTTTTTTAAGTGGGTGAACGCACCGGACCAGACCGAACCAGCGTTGATCCGTGCTGGCCTGGGACATCTGTGGTTTGTAACCCTGCACCCATTCGACGACGGCAATGGCCGTATTGCCCGCGCAATTGGAGACCTTCTGCTAGCGCGTGCCGATGGTAGCCCGCAGCGCTTCTACAGCCTGTCGGCCCAGATTCAGCGTGAGCGCAAAGCCTATTACGCCATTCTGGAGCGCACGCAAAAAAGCAGTTTGGATGTGACCGAGTGGTTGCTGTGGTTCCTGCATACGCTAAGCGAAGCCGTCGGCCATGCTCACCGCACGCTGGACGCCGTGTTGGATAAAACGCGTTTCTGGCAACGCCTTTCCGGGGCCGCACTCAACGAACGGCAAGTGAAGGTGCTCAACCGCCTGCTAGATGGTTTCGAGGGAAAACTGACCAGCAGCAAGTGGGCAGCCCTTGCCAAATGCTCGGCAGACACCGCGCTACGTGACATCAATGAACTGGTGGCGCTGGGGGCACTACAACGCTCGGGGTCTGGTGGGCGCAGCACCAGCTATGAGCTGGTGGAGCGAGAAGACACGCGTTGA
- a CDS encoding YgaP family membrane protein → MFYVKNVPNWERALRSILGVIALAFAAMNWGSSSLTMGIGITGAILAMTGLIGFCPMCAMVGRKLDKRH, encoded by the coding sequence ATGTTCTACGTGAAAAATGTCCCGAATTGGGAACGCGCCCTTCGTTCCATCCTGGGCGTGATCGCCCTCGCGTTCGCTGCCATGAATTGGGGCTCGTCGAGCTTGACCATGGGTATCGGCATCACGGGTGCAATACTGGCCATGACCGGCCTGATCGGTTTTTGCCCGATGTGCGCCATGGTCGGGCGCAAGCTCGACAAGCGGCACTAA
- a CDS encoding RNA polymerase sigma factor, with product MIERENLIWAAQTGDQAAISRLLAVCQADARRYARRHCQASDVDDAVQESLLIVSRKVKSLKAAAAFSAWLFTVIKHECRKLGRMLLKHEPLDDEVAERRLACRSDTALRVDLANALESLPAHYLEVVLLRDFEELTIAEIAERLAEPPGAVKSRLHRARELVREYLLSS from the coding sequence GTGATCGAAAGGGAGAATCTTATCTGGGCGGCCCAGACCGGCGACCAGGCTGCCATCTCCCGCCTGCTCGCGGTGTGCCAGGCGGATGCCCGCCGCTATGCCCGCAGGCATTGCCAGGCCAGCGATGTCGATGACGCCGTCCAGGAGTCATTGCTGATCGTTTCGCGCAAGGTCAAAAGCCTCAAAGCCGCCGCCGCCTTTTCCGCCTGGCTGTTCACCGTCATCAAGCACGAGTGCCGCAAGCTCGGACGCATGCTGCTCAAGCATGAACCGCTGGACGACGAGGTGGCGGAGCGGCGCTTGGCTTGCCGCAGCGACACCGCTTTGAGAGTGGATCTTGCCAATGCGCTCGAATCGTTGCCGGCGCACTATCTCGAAGTCGTGCTGCTGCGCGACTTCGAAGAGCTGACGATTGCGGAAATCGCCGAGCGTCTCGCTGAGCCGCCGGGCGCGGTCAAGAGCCGGCTGCATCGCGCCCGCGAACTCGTGCGGGAATACCTGTTGAGCAGCTAG